A single genomic interval of Streptomyces graminofaciens harbors:
- a CDS encoding 1,2-dihydroxy-3-keto-5-methylthiopentene dioxygenase: MTLLTTWPESGPETLVRRTSDPVEIAAALAPLGVRYEQWPVREDVPFDADSETVFAAYGPEIERLNAEEGFTTVDVLGLHPSDDPEFPVKAKAAREKFLQEHTHDDDDEVRFFVSGSGIFYLHVNGEVHAVYCEKGDLLGVPRGTTHWFDMGTNPSFTAIRFFHEEDGWIGNFTGSTIASRFPDYDTIDAGYQQDEAAV; this comes from the coding sequence ATGACCCTGCTGACCACCTGGCCCGAGTCCGGACCGGAGACCCTGGTGCGTCGTACCTCCGACCCGGTCGAGATCGCGGCCGCCCTGGCGCCGCTCGGGGTGCGCTACGAGCAGTGGCCGGTCCGTGAGGACGTGCCGTTCGACGCGGACAGCGAGACCGTGTTCGCCGCGTACGGCCCGGAGATCGAGCGGCTCAACGCCGAGGAGGGCTTCACGACGGTCGACGTCCTCGGGCTGCACCCGAGCGACGACCCGGAGTTCCCGGTGAAGGCGAAGGCGGCCCGCGAGAAGTTCCTGCAGGAGCACACGCACGACGACGATGACGAGGTCCGCTTCTTCGTCTCCGGCTCCGGCATCTTCTATCTGCACGTCAACGGCGAGGTGCACGCCGTCTACTGCGAGAAGGGCGACCTGCTGGGCGTGCCGCGCGGCACCACGCACTGGTTCGACATGGGCACCAACCCGTCGTTCACCGCGATCCGCTTCTTCCACGAGGAGGACGGCTGGATCGGCAACTTCACCGGCTCGACGATCGCCTCCCGCTTCCCGGACTACGACACGATCGACGCCGGCTACCAGCAGGACGAGGCAGCGGTGTGA
- a CDS encoding ABC transporter ATP-binding protein — MTPRPRDEVTGAEAAPAVELLGITKRFPGTLANDSVDLTVRPGEIHALMGENGAGKSTLMSVLYGMERPDAGTIRVDGREVSFAGPADAMAAGLGMVHQSFKLFDSLTVAENVVYAAEPRRFGLLDRAAARRRVRELGAEHGLVVDPDARVGDLPVGLRQRVEILKLLHRGARTLILDEPTAVLTPAEADALFAVLKSLAAEGRTVILVTHKLREVLEGSDNVTVLRDGRVVARLRTADTTADRIAAAMTGRAVELDRIHPPGAPGEAVLEVAGLTSDGVHGVGLTVRAGEIVGIAGVAGNGQSELVEALAGLRPVASGRVRLRGSDVTHASAAERRARGLAYVPEDRHAVGTAPAASVAENLAMGHHRTALSSRSRLGLLPPTAVREHARRLIERFGIKAAGPDVPASALSGGNLQKLLIGRELAHEAPLLLVEQPTRGVDIGAIQNIHDQLIAHRDAGHAVLLVSAELSEIRGLADRVLVMYEGRVTASYDKAEADESVLGLAMAGGGTTSAEAQD, encoded by the coding sequence ATGACCCCGCGGCCGCGTGACGAGGTGACGGGGGCCGAAGCGGCCCCCGCCGTCGAACTGCTCGGCATCACCAAGCGTTTCCCCGGCACCCTCGCCAACGACTCCGTCGACCTGACCGTCCGCCCCGGCGAGATCCACGCCCTGATGGGCGAGAACGGCGCCGGCAAGTCCACGCTCATGTCGGTCCTGTACGGCATGGAGCGCCCGGACGCCGGCACGATCCGCGTCGACGGACGTGAGGTCTCCTTCGCCGGGCCCGCCGACGCGATGGCCGCCGGGCTCGGCATGGTCCACCAGAGCTTCAAGCTGTTCGACTCGCTCACGGTCGCCGAGAACGTGGTGTACGCCGCCGAGCCGCGCCGCTTCGGCCTGCTGGACCGGGCCGCGGCCCGCCGCCGGGTGCGCGAACTCGGCGCGGAGCACGGCCTGGTCGTCGATCCGGACGCCCGCGTCGGCGACCTGCCGGTCGGCCTGCGCCAGCGCGTGGAGATCCTCAAGCTCCTCCACCGCGGCGCCCGCACGCTCATCCTCGACGAGCCGACCGCCGTGCTGACGCCCGCCGAGGCCGACGCGCTGTTCGCGGTCCTCAAGTCGCTTGCCGCCGAGGGCCGTACGGTGATCCTTGTCACGCACAAGCTGCGCGAGGTGCTGGAGGGCAGCGACAACGTGACCGTCCTGCGGGACGGCCGGGTCGTGGCCCGGCTGCGCACGGCCGACACGACCGCCGACAGGATCGCCGCGGCGATGACCGGCCGCGCGGTGGAGTTGGACCGGATCCACCCGCCCGGCGCTCCGGGCGAGGCGGTCCTGGAGGTGGCGGGCCTCACCTCCGACGGCGTCCACGGCGTCGGCCTCACCGTCCGCGCGGGCGAGATCGTCGGCATCGCGGGCGTCGCCGGGAACGGACAGAGCGAGCTGGTCGAAGCGTTGGCCGGGCTGCGCCCGGTGGCCTCGGGCCGGGTCCGGCTGCGCGGTTCGGACGTCACCCACGCCTCGGCGGCCGAACGGCGCGCCCGGGGCCTCGCGTATGTGCCGGAGGACCGGCACGCGGTGGGTACGGCACCAGCGGCGTCCGTGGCGGAGAACCTCGCGATGGGCCACCACCGCACCGCGCTGTCGTCCCGGTCGCGGCTCGGGCTGCTCCCGCCCACCGCCGTACGGGAGCACGCGCGGCGGCTGATCGAGCGCTTCGGCATCAAGGCCGCCGGTCCGGACGTGCCCGCGTCGGCGCTCTCCGGCGGCAATCTGCAGAAGCTGCTCATCGGCCGCGAACTCGCCCACGAGGCACCGCTGTTGCTCGTCGAGCAGCCCACGCGCGGTGTCGACATCGGCGCCATCCAGAACATCCACGACCAGCTGATCGCCCACCGCGACGCCGGCCACGCCGTTTTGCTCGTCTCCGCCGAACTGAGCGAGATCCGGGGCCTCGCGGACCGGGTGCTCGTCATGTACGAGGGCCGGGTGACGGCGTCGTACGACAAGGCCGAGGCCGACGAGAGCGTGCTGGGGCTGGCGATGGCGGGCGGCGGCACGACGTCGGCAGAGGCCCAGGACTGA
- the mtnB gene encoding methylthioribulose 1-phosphate dehydratase, producing the protein MTTEISTLDLEEAGAVLAAESARFASFGWMRGTSGNLSVVLSRDPLRLAVTASGHDKGELTPADVVLVDGNGAAVRGGKPSAEAELHARVAALTGAGAVVHVHTVASVAMGRREPGGIVFKDLEMLKGVGQPAHDVEVTLPVIANSQDMKVLGDRLEAARNPRMPAVVVAGHGLYVWGADPRQARHHTEVVEWLLELELSQR; encoded by the coding sequence ATGACCACCGAGATCTCGACGCTGGACCTGGAGGAGGCGGGCGCCGTACTGGCAGCCGAGTCGGCCCGTTTCGCCTCCTTCGGCTGGATGCGCGGCACCTCGGGGAACCTGTCGGTGGTGCTGTCCAGGGACCCGCTGCGGCTGGCGGTCACCGCGAGCGGCCACGACAAGGGCGAACTGACGCCCGCGGACGTCGTGCTGGTGGACGGGAACGGGGCGGCCGTGCGGGGCGGCAAGCCGTCCGCGGAGGCGGAGCTGCACGCGCGGGTCGCCGCGCTGACCGGCGCCGGAGCCGTGGTCCATGTCCACACGGTGGCTTCGGTCGCGATGGGCCGCCGCGAGCCCGGCGGCATCGTCTTCAAGGACCTGGAGATGCTCAAGGGCGTCGGCCAGCCCGCCCACGACGTCGAGGTCACGCTGCCCGTCATCGCCAACAGCCAGGACATGAAGGTGCTGGGCGACCGTCTGGAGGCGGCCCGGAACCCGCGGATGCCCGCGGTGGTCGTGGCCGGACACGGGCTGTACGTATGGGGCGCCGACCCCCGCCAGGCCCGGCACCACACCGAAGTGGTGGAGTGGCTGCTGGAGTTGGAACTCAGCCAGCGCTGA
- a CDS encoding ABC transporter permease, protein MTRDRLTGALRSPVAFSVLAGVVIGALFLAGTGADPVTAYGAVLTGSLGADGIGSTLSTGTSVLGMALALAIPLRAGLINLGGDGQMVLGGITAAVTGLYSPLPAPLTVVLALLAGMAAGAGYAALAALCENRLGVPLLVSSLLLSYPAVSLASYLARYPLKEPGSSLPQTRRLPEGVALPAFGESTVTVGLLLVVLAAALYWFADRRTALGYEIRMTGLNPRFTAYAGVERAGLTLRLMAVSGALAGLVGAIGVLSFPYRFLDGSLTAPGYTWTGLTAALLAAAAPLGTVLASFFFAVLQVGGLAMERTTEVPRELTQVLQAIVIVFLAARLRFPRRWFGRRNRQQEAV, encoded by the coding sequence ATGACCAGAGACCGGTTGACCGGAGCCCTCCGCTCCCCCGTCGCCTTCTCCGTCCTCGCCGGTGTCGTGATCGGCGCGCTGTTCCTGGCCGGCACGGGCGCCGACCCGGTCACCGCGTACGGCGCCGTCCTGACCGGTTCGCTCGGCGCCGACGGCATCGGCTCCACGCTGAGCACCGGCACGAGCGTGCTCGGCATGGCCCTCGCGCTCGCGATCCCGCTGCGCGCCGGACTGATCAATCTCGGCGGCGACGGCCAGATGGTGCTGGGCGGCATCACGGCCGCCGTCACCGGCCTGTACTCACCGCTCCCGGCGCCCCTCACCGTCGTCCTCGCCCTGCTCGCGGGTATGGCGGCAGGCGCCGGATACGCCGCCCTGGCCGCACTCTGCGAGAACCGCCTGGGCGTCCCGCTGCTGGTCAGCAGCCTCCTGCTCAGCTACCCGGCGGTGTCGCTCGCCTCCTACCTGGCCCGCTATCCCCTGAAGGAACCCGGCTCCAGCCTCCCGCAGACCCGGCGGCTCCCGGAGGGCGTGGCGCTGCCCGCCTTCGGCGAGTCGACGGTGACCGTCGGCCTGCTGCTGGTGGTCCTGGCGGCGGCCCTGTACTGGTTCGCCGACCGGCGCACGGCCCTCGGCTACGAGATCCGCATGACCGGCCTGAACCCGCGCTTCACCGCGTACGCCGGTGTGGAGCGCGCGGGGCTGACGCTGCGGCTGATGGCGGTGTCGGGCGCGCTGGCCGGGCTGGTCGGCGCGATCGGCGTCCTGAGCTTCCCGTACCGCTTCCTCGACGGCTCACTCACCGCGCCCGGCTACACCTGGACGGGGCTGACGGCGGCGCTCCTCGCGGCGGCGGCCCCGCTCGGCACGGTCCTCGCGTCGTTCTTCTTCGCGGTCCTCCAGGTCGGCGGGCTGGCGATGGAGCGGACGACGGAGGTGCCACGCGAGCTGACCCAGGTCCTCCAGGCCATCGTCATCGTGTTCCTGGCGGCCCGGCTGCGCTTCCCGCGACGGTGGTTCGGCAGGCGGAACAGACAGCAGGAGGCCGTCTGA
- a CDS encoding BMP family ABC transporter substrate-binding protein, with protein MSSARTRIRRSRRTLQLAALATGTALLATACNAAAKKDDNASDGASGAGGKSFTLVTPDAVGQNEFLKAAVTGVQAAAKAHDGSQKVYESTDTASQQQNVQAAVDAKPDVIVLVGFEFADLVAQQAEAHPKQQFLIVDACTEKTYQNVSCAVFREHEGVFLAGAEAGLLSESGKVGAVDVLDTPQFRRFSDPFAAGAKHVAAKTETSTRFVGGQSPFDDSARAKEQANSLLAKGYDQIMAAAAAGNYGVFEAAKAKGAFAYGVDVNQCPAAPGTVVDNVVKRTDVAVEKGIEQVLDGKAGTVSYGLKEGGISLTGLEDGVASSKCVIAEHEDVLKKVEALRDQIVSGELKVDDPAAA; from the coding sequence ATGTCCAGCGCCCGTACGCGTATCCGCAGATCCCGCCGCACGCTCCAGCTCGCCGCCCTCGCCACCGGTACCGCCCTGCTGGCCACGGCCTGCAACGCCGCCGCGAAGAAGGACGACAACGCGTCGGACGGCGCGAGCGGTGCCGGCGGCAAGAGCTTCACTCTCGTCACCCCGGACGCCGTCGGCCAGAACGAGTTCCTGAAGGCCGCGGTCACCGGTGTGCAGGCGGCGGCGAAGGCGCACGACGGGTCGCAGAAGGTCTACGAGTCCACGGACACCGCCTCGCAGCAGCAGAACGTGCAGGCCGCGGTGGACGCGAAGCCGGATGTGATCGTGCTGGTGGGCTTCGAGTTCGCGGATCTGGTCGCGCAGCAGGCCGAGGCCCACCCGAAGCAGCAGTTCCTGATCGTGGACGCGTGCACGGAGAAGACGTATCAGAACGTCTCATGCGCGGTGTTCCGTGAGCACGAGGGCGTGTTCCTCGCGGGCGCGGAGGCGGGCCTGCTGAGCGAGAGCGGCAAGGTGGGGGCGGTGGACGTGCTCGACACGCCCCAGTTCCGCCGCTTCAGCGACCCGTTCGCGGCCGGTGCCAAGCATGTCGCCGCCAAGACCGAGACGTCGACCCGGTTCGTCGGCGGGCAGTCCCCGTTCGACGACTCGGCGCGCGCCAAGGAGCAGGCGAACTCCCTGCTCGCCAAGGGCTACGACCAGATCATGGCGGCCGCCGCGGCGGGCAACTACGGCGTGTTCGAGGCGGCGAAGGCCAAGGGCGCGTTCGCGTACGGCGTCGACGTCAACCAGTGCCCGGCGGCGCCGGGCACGGTCGTCGACAACGTCGTCAAGCGCACGGACGTGGCCGTGGAGAAGGGCATCGAGCAGGTCCTCGACGGCAAGGCGGGCACGGTGTCGTACGGCCTGAAGGAGGGTGGCATCAGCCTCACGGGCCTGGAGGACGGCGTGGCGTCGTCGAAGTGCGTCATCGCCGAGCACGAGGACGTCCTGAAGAAGGTCGAGGCGCTGCGCGACCAGATCGTGTCCGGAGAGCTGAAGGTCGATGACCCCGCGGCCGCGTGA
- the mtnC gene encoding acireductone synthase: MSQAFDIDSVVLDIEGTTSATGFVVDVLYPYSRSRFGALLSERSGDPEVARAVAQVRQEIGEPDADNVRIEKALNAWLDEDRKATPLKTLQGVIWSEGFARGDLVSHFYDDVLPALRAWHAAGVRLHVYSSGSVAAQRAWFRSSPEGDLLPLVEGLYDTENAGPKQEAASYRTIAEALDLAATPDRILFLSDRPGELDAAREAGWHAVGIRRPGEPYYEQGVGDHAQAGTFDGITITRSTA, translated from the coding sequence GTGAGCCAGGCCTTCGACATCGACTCCGTGGTGCTCGACATCGAGGGCACCACGAGCGCCACGGGGTTCGTCGTGGACGTGCTCTACCCGTACTCCCGCTCCCGTTTCGGAGCACTGCTCTCGGAGCGGAGCGGTGATCCGGAGGTGGCGCGGGCGGTCGCGCAGGTACGCCAGGAGATCGGCGAACCGGACGCCGACAACGTTCGCATCGAGAAGGCCCTCAACGCCTGGCTCGACGAGGACCGCAAGGCGACCCCGCTGAAGACCCTGCAGGGCGTCATCTGGTCCGAGGGCTTCGCCCGCGGCGACCTCGTCTCCCATTTCTACGACGACGTCCTCCCGGCCCTGCGCGCCTGGCACGCGGCGGGTGTACGCCTCCACGTGTACTCCTCCGGTTCCGTGGCCGCCCAGCGCGCCTGGTTCCGGTCGAGCCCCGAAGGCGACCTGCTGCCACTGGTCGAGGGCCTGTACGACACCGAGAACGCGGGGCCCAAGCAGGAGGCCGCGTCGTACCGCACGATCGCGGAGGCGCTCGACCTCGCCGCGACCCCCGACCGGATCCTCTTCCTCTCCGACCGCCCCGGCGAGCTGGACGCGGCGCGCGAGGCAGGCTGGCACGCCGTCGGCATCCGGCGGCCCGGGGAGCCGTACTACGAGCAAGGCGTCGGCGACCACGCGCAGGCGGGGACGTTCGACGGGATCACCATCACGAGGAGCACCGCATGA
- the mtnA gene encoding S-methyl-5-thioribose-1-phosphate isomerase: MPQELRAVDWTGNSLALIDQTVLPHRTETIGIHDVDALVDAIQRLVVRGAPAIGAAGAYGVALALLQGEREGWSVDEVRAAVARIREARPTAVNLMVCVDRVMTRFGEGLEAVLAEAAAVQREDVEANRAMGAFGADWLLKRVGVDRPLRVLTHCNTGALATAGWGTALGVIRELHARGRIEVVYADETRPLLQGSRLTAWELLQEGIPHYVQADGAAAGTILRGEVDAAIVGADRIAANGDTANKVGTVGVALACADAGIPFVVAAPTTTVDLATASGTDIHIELRGEDEVLEWGGVRTAPAGSRGHNPAFDVTPGRLVTGLVTERGVLEVSAGELPGERLK, from the coding sequence ATGCCCCAGGAACTGCGCGCCGTGGACTGGACCGGGAACAGCCTCGCGCTCATCGACCAGACGGTGCTTCCGCATCGCACCGAGACGATCGGGATCCACGATGTGGACGCCCTGGTCGACGCCATCCAGCGCCTCGTGGTGCGCGGCGCGCCGGCGATCGGCGCGGCCGGGGCGTACGGCGTGGCGCTCGCGCTGCTCCAGGGCGAGCGCGAGGGCTGGTCGGTGGACGAGGTGCGCGCGGCGGTGGCCCGGATCCGCGAAGCCCGGCCGACGGCGGTGAACCTGATGGTGTGCGTGGACCGCGTGATGACCCGCTTCGGGGAGGGCCTGGAAGCCGTGCTGGCCGAGGCCGCCGCCGTACAGCGCGAGGACGTCGAGGCGAACCGGGCGATGGGCGCGTTCGGCGCGGACTGGCTGCTGAAGCGGGTGGGCGTGGACCGGCCGCTGCGCGTGCTGACCCACTGCAACACGGGAGCCCTGGCAACCGCCGGATGGGGCACGGCACTCGGCGTCATCCGCGAACTGCACGCGAGGGGCCGGATCGAGGTCGTCTACGCCGACGAGACCCGCCCGCTGCTCCAGGGATCACGCCTGACCGCCTGGGAGTTGCTGCAGGAGGGCATCCCGCACTACGTCCAGGCGGACGGGGCCGCGGCCGGGACCATTCTGCGCGGCGAGGTCGACGCGGCGATCGTGGGCGCGGACCGCATCGCGGCGAACGGCGACACGGCGAACAAGGTCGGCACGGTGGGCGTCGCGCTGGCCTGCGCCGACGCCGGAATCCCCTTCGTCGTCGCCGCCCCCACGACCACGGTGGACCTCGCGACGGCTTCGGGCACGGACATCCACATCGAACTCCGGGGCGAGGACGAGGTGTTGGAGTGGGGCGGCGTACGGACCGCTCCGGCCGGGTCGCGCGGACACAACCCGGCGTTCGACGTCACGCCCGGGCGGTTGGTGACGGGGCTGGTGACCGAGCGGGGCGTGCTGGAGGTGTCGGCGGGAGAACTGCCGGGGGAGCGCCTGAAGTAG